A genomic window from Verrucomicrobiia bacterium includes:
- a CDS encoding transglutaminase family protein — protein MPIHVSLQHATRYTYDRPVDHGPHVIRLRPAPHCRSRILSFSQKVTGGEHFINWQQDPFSNWNARLVFPDRMSHLSIEVEVIAEMAVYNPFDFFVEESATHYPFAYEPSLRKDLAPFLEAAPLTPALRQCIDGIRRDLVRHPESLPHVPAPEGGHRADVHHDGGQMPPETHPPAPGNGSRLRTLDLLVAINQRLQSSVRYVIRLEPGVQSPEETLSLGTGSCRDSGWLLVQLLRHLGFAARFVSGYLVQLAPDVKALDGPSGPTADFTDLHAWCEVYLPGAGWIGFDPTSGLLAGEGHIPLSCTPEPSTAAPVTGVVGECRSTLEHEMRVTRIFESPRVTKPYREDQWQRIHALGLAIDEDLQRQDVRLTMGGEPTFVSVDDPDGPEWNFTATSPRKRQLSGTLIQRLRRQFAPGALLHYGQGKWYPGEPLPRWALAAYWRRDGVPVWRDESLIADESRDYGHGIPEARELARRLCETLGTDPRHLIPAYEDIFYYTWKERRLPSNVTPAQSQLKNPLERDRLARLFQKGLGDIVGFALPLRRERAETERGWVSGSWFLRDGETLWLLPGDSPMGLRLPLDSIPWVSERDYPWVWPQDPTGKLPPLPREFPYGPERAAQRFVRTGTTPMPPDFGQGGRAQSLGDSARDRAAASAEAASRQPGPNESAPWVIRTALCIEPREGRLHVFLPPAATAEDYLDLVAALESTVAGMGIPVIIEGEPPPRDPRLQKLAVTPDPGVIEVNLHPSASWNELVHRTEVLYEEARQTRLGTEKFMLDGRHTGTGGGNHILIGGETPADSPVLRRPDLLRSLLAYWQNHPSLSWLFSSLFVGPTSQAPRVDEARHDALYELEIAFQELDRQIALGKGSTAPWMVDRLFRNLLVDATGNTHRSEFSMDKLYPPDAAGGRLGLIEMRAFEMPPHARMSLAQHLLLRGLIARFWREPYRNGPVRWGTDLHDRWLLPHFCETDFREVLRELGDAGYPFEPEWFAPHFEFRFPRIGDFAQRDIRVELRSALEPWHVLGEEPSPGGTVRFVDSSLERLQVKAQGMIGDRFALTVNGRRLPMHPTGTNGEAVAGVRYRAWQPPNCLQPTIGVHSPLRVDLFDTWNGRSLGGCTYHVVHPGGRSYSTFPVNAYEAESRRLSRFEVHGHTQGTGTPGPLPRNREFPFTLDLRYRA, from the coding sequence ATGCCCATCCACGTCAGCCTCCAGCATGCCACCCGGTACACCTACGATCGTCCGGTGGACCATGGCCCCCACGTGATCCGCCTGCGGCCCGCACCCCATTGCCGGTCCCGGATCCTCAGCTTCTCCCAGAAGGTCACCGGCGGGGAACATTTCATCAACTGGCAGCAGGATCCCTTCTCCAACTGGAACGCCCGCCTGGTGTTCCCGGACCGGATGTCCCACCTCAGCATCGAGGTGGAGGTCATCGCCGAAATGGCCGTTTACAATCCGTTCGACTTTTTTGTCGAGGAATCCGCAACGCACTACCCCTTCGCCTACGAACCCTCCCTGCGAAAGGACCTCGCCCCGTTCCTGGAGGCGGCGCCCCTGACCCCGGCCCTGCGGCAGTGCATTGACGGCATCCGGCGCGACCTTGTGCGCCATCCGGAATCCCTGCCCCACGTGCCCGCGCCGGAAGGTGGGCATCGCGCCGACGTCCATCACGACGGCGGTCAGATGCCCCCGGAAACGCATCCGCCCGCGCCCGGCAACGGGTCCCGCCTTCGGACCCTGGATCTTCTGGTCGCCATCAACCAGCGACTCCAGTCCAGTGTGCGCTATGTCATCCGGCTGGAACCGGGCGTGCAATCTCCCGAGGAAACGCTCTCCCTGGGCACCGGCTCCTGCCGCGATTCCGGATGGCTGCTGGTGCAATTGCTCCGCCATCTCGGCTTCGCAGCACGATTCGTCAGCGGCTACCTCGTCCAGTTGGCCCCCGACGTGAAGGCACTCGATGGGCCTTCGGGACCGACCGCGGATTTCACCGACCTCCACGCCTGGTGTGAAGTGTATCTGCCGGGGGCGGGATGGATTGGATTCGATCCCACCTCGGGCCTGCTTGCCGGCGAGGGCCATATCCCGTTGTCCTGCACCCCCGAACCCTCCACGGCCGCACCGGTGACCGGAGTCGTCGGGGAGTGCCGGTCCACCCTCGAGCACGAAATGCGGGTCACCCGGATCTTCGAGTCACCCCGGGTGACCAAACCCTATCGCGAGGACCAGTGGCAGCGAATCCATGCCCTGGGGCTGGCCATTGACGAGGATCTCCAACGTCAGGATGTCCGCCTGACCATGGGAGGCGAACCCACGTTTGTGTCCGTGGACGACCCCGACGGGCCGGAATGGAACTTCACCGCCACCTCGCCCCGCAAACGTCAGCTGTCGGGAACCTTGATCCAGAGGCTCCGTCGCCAGTTCGCCCCGGGCGCCCTGCTCCACTACGGCCAGGGGAAATGGTATCCGGGCGAGCCCCTGCCCCGCTGGGCACTCGCCGCGTACTGGCGCCGGGACGGCGTCCCGGTGTGGCGCGACGAGTCGCTGATCGCCGATGAGTCCAGGGATTACGGACACGGAATCCCGGAAGCACGGGAGCTGGCGCGCCGGCTCTGCGAAACTCTCGGGACGGATCCCCGGCACCTGATTCCCGCCTACGAGGACATCTTCTACTACACATGGAAGGAGCGTCGCCTCCCCTCCAACGTCACGCCGGCGCAGTCCCAACTCAAGAACCCGCTGGAGCGCGACCGGCTCGCGCGCCTCTTCCAAAAGGGTCTGGGCGACATCGTGGGATTTGCCCTCCCGCTGCGACGGGAACGGGCCGAAACAGAACGGGGCTGGGTCTCCGGATCCTGGTTCCTCCGCGACGGAGAAACCCTCTGGCTGCTGCCCGGCGATTCGCCCATGGGCCTGCGGCTGCCGCTGGATTCCATCCCGTGGGTCTCCGAGCGGGACTATCCGTGGGTCTGGCCGCAGGATCCCACCGGCAAACTGCCCCCCCTGCCTCGCGAGTTCCCCTACGGACCGGAACGAGCCGCTCAACGCTTCGTACGCACCGGAACCACCCCGATGCCTCCGGATTTCGGTCAGGGTGGGCGGGCGCAGTCCCTCGGGGATTCCGCCAGGGATCGGGCCGCGGCATCCGCAGAGGCGGCATCCCGCCAGCCGGGGCCAAATGAAAGCGCGCCGTGGGTCATCCGGACGGCTCTTTGCATTGAACCGCGCGAGGGGCGTCTGCACGTGTTCCTGCCACCGGCGGCCACCGCGGAGGACTACCTGGATCTCGTCGCCGCACTCGAATCCACCGTGGCGGGCATGGGAATTCCGGTGATCATCGAGGGGGAGCCGCCGCCGCGAGACCCGCGCCTCCAGAAGCTTGCGGTCACCCCCGACCCCGGGGTCATTGAGGTCAATCTCCACCCCAGTGCCTCCTGGAACGAACTGGTGCACCGGACCGAGGTGCTTTACGAGGAGGCGCGGCAAACGCGGCTGGGAACCGAGAAATTCATGCTCGATGGACGCCACACCGGGACCGGTGGCGGCAATCATATCCTGATTGGCGGCGAGACGCCCGCCGACTCCCCCGTCCTCAGGCGTCCCGACCTGCTCCGCTCCCTGCTGGCCTACTGGCAGAATCACCCCTCCCTCAGCTGGCTCTTCAGCAGCCTGTTCGTTGGTCCGACGAGCCAGGCCCCCCGGGTGGACGAGGCGCGTCACGACGCACTCTACGAACTGGAAATTGCCTTCCAGGAACTCGACCGTCAGATCGCCCTCGGCAAGGGGTCCACCGCTCCCTGGATGGTGGACCGGCTGTTCCGCAACCTCCTCGTGGATGCCACCGGCAACACGCACCGGTCCGAGTTCAGCATGGACAAGCTGTATCCGCCGGACGCCGCCGGCGGACGCCTGGGCCTGATCGAGATGCGCGCGTTCGAGATGCCGCCGCATGCCCGCATGAGCCTCGCGCAGCACCTGTTGCTGCGCGGACTCATCGCCCGGTTCTGGCGGGAGCCCTATCGCAACGGCCCGGTCCGATGGGGCACCGATCTGCACGACCGCTGGCTCCTCCCCCACTTCTGCGAGACGGACTTCCGGGAGGTGCTCCGGGAACTCGGGGATGCCGGCTACCCCTTTGAGCCGGAGTGGTTCGCACCCCATTTCGAATTCCGTTTTCCCAGGATCGGCGATTTTGCCCAGCGCGACATCCGCGTCGAATTGAGGTCGGCCCTCGAGCCGTGGCATGTCCTCGGGGAGGAGCCTTCACCCGGCGGCACGGTCCGATTTGTGGACAGCTCCCTGGAGCGGCTGCAAGTCAAGGCCCAGGGAATGATCGGCGACCGGTTCGCGCTCACGGTGAACGGGCGCCGGCTTCCGATGCATCCCACCGGTACGAACGGCGAGGCGGTCGCCGGAGTCCGCTATCGCGCCTGGCAGCCGCCGAACTGCCTCCAGCCGACCATCGGAGTACACTCACCGCTCCGGGTGGACCTCTTCGACACCTGGAACGGACGCAGCCTTGGGGGATGCACCTACCATGTCGTCCACCCGGGGGGGCGCAGCTACAGCACCTTCCCGGTGAATGCGTACGAGGCCGAGAGCCGGCGGTTGTCCCGGTTTGAAGTTCACGGACACACCCAAGGCACCGGGACTCCCGGCCCGCTGCCGCGCAACCGGGAGTTTCCGTTTACTCTCGATCTGCGTTACAGGGCTTGA
- a CDS encoding alpha-E domain-containing protein, with product MLSRVANCLYWMSRHTERAENIARLVDTNLQLLLDFRNLDEERIAEQWLPIVQTTGDEEAFFKLHAKATAESVTEFLLFQPDNPNSLVQSICQARENARMVRDQITIELWEELNRLYLFVTSPDARRVWRQSPSDFFEQIKASSLQMIGITYATLLHNQGWQFTQIGKFLERADKTTRILDLRHRTLPERGMPKSISQAESLEWSAVLRSCSAWDAFKSIHGAEVHPRLVTEFLIFNEDFPRSVRFCAGELNTALRHISGVPEGRFVNDAEKLAGRLLAELQFSTVDELFSMGLHRYLDGLQLKLNCIGDALFTSYFFLSFAGFDEEQFVQQEEQQQQRRAVHGRPSPAPPQRPRGPGS from the coding sequence ATGCTGAGCCGCGTCGCCAACTGCCTGTACTGGATGTCCCGCCACACCGAGCGCGCCGAAAACATCGCGCGGTTGGTGGACACCAACCTCCAGTTGCTGCTGGATTTCCGGAACCTGGACGAGGAGCGGATCGCCGAGCAATGGCTGCCCATTGTGCAGACCACCGGCGACGAGGAGGCCTTCTTCAAGCTCCACGCCAAGGCCACCGCGGAGTCGGTCACGGAGTTCCTCCTGTTCCAGCCCGACAATCCCAACTCCCTCGTCCAGTCCATCTGCCAGGCCCGCGAAAACGCGCGCATGGTCCGCGACCAGATCACCATCGAGCTCTGGGAGGAACTCAACCGGTTGTACCTCTTCGTCACCTCGCCCGATGCCCGCCGCGTCTGGCGCCAGAGCCCCAGCGATTTCTTTGAGCAGATCAAGGCCAGTTCCCTGCAGATGATCGGCATCACCTATGCCACACTGCTGCACAACCAGGGCTGGCAGTTCACCCAGATCGGCAAGTTTCTCGAGCGTGCCGACAAGACGACCCGGATCCTCGACCTGCGTCACCGCACCCTGCCCGAGCGCGGGATGCCCAAGTCCATCAGCCAGGCCGAGTCCCTCGAATGGTCGGCCGTGCTGCGCTCCTGCAGCGCCTGGGACGCCTTCAAGTCCATCCACGGCGCCGAGGTGCACCCGCGGCTCGTCACCGAGTTCCTGATCTTCAACGAGGACTTCCCGCGATCGGTCCGCTTCTGCGCCGGGGAGCTCAACACCGCACTCCGGCACATCTCCGGGGTGCCCGAGGGCCGCTTTGTCAACGACGCCGAGAAACTGGCCGGACGACTCCTCGCCGAGCTCCAGTTCAGCACCGTGGACGAACTCTTCAGCATGGGATTGCACCGCTACCTCGACGGACTGCAACTCAAGCTCAATTGCATCGGAGACGCGCTGTTCACCTCGTATTTCTTCCTCTCCTTTGCCGGTTTCGACGAGGAGCAATTCGTCCAGCAGGAGGAGCAACAGCAGCAGCGACGGGCCGTTCACGGGAGACCATCCCCCGCCCCGCCGCAGCGACCCCGCGGCCCGGGCTCCTGA
- a CDS encoding HupE/UreJ family protein, giving the protein MRIGYVGMVLVWLAGADVGPLRAHPFLQNSWWVMVETNRLVMRVSATLREVAVTQGLGGSDQAVPLDRLMTALSRHGDHMVEALRVEADGHPLIGELLDYQLRAEGSALVPEDSPLFPDETHATFDLEYPLGAGGPPAELQFGHRTLSRFEYAPGIPWDVTYRLVVKDAASRDLAAGLVRADLPYFLELAPAVAAMPESPPRHAAAVMDAFDPSTAAVPFGAYLRLGVDHIVTGYDHLLFLAALALAAATLGDFLKLIAAFTVAHSITVTLAALEVVRIPAWFVEPFIAASIVFVAVENLVSPRRVSAPSRLAVAFGFGLIHGLGFARGFGESLGSTGGGAKALAIMAFCLGVELGHVALGLPFWGLLRAGTAEFGDRFGLRCRRWGSVLIAMGGTWFFVAALREFL; this is encoded by the coding sequence ATGCGGATCGGATACGTCGGAATGGTACTGGTATGGCTGGCGGGCGCGGATGTCGGGCCACTCCGGGCGCATCCGTTTCTTCAGAATTCCTGGTGGGTGATGGTCGAGACCAACCGCCTCGTGATGCGGGTGAGTGCCACGCTGCGCGAGGTGGCGGTGACGCAGGGTCTGGGAGGCTCCGATCAGGCGGTGCCGCTGGACCGGTTGATGACCGCGTTGTCCCGACACGGGGATCACATGGTGGAGGCGCTTCGCGTGGAGGCGGACGGGCATCCGCTGATCGGTGAGCTGCTGGACTACCAGTTGCGGGCGGAGGGGAGCGCGCTGGTGCCGGAAGATTCCCCGCTGTTTCCTGATGAGACCCACGCGACGTTTGACCTCGAGTATCCGCTCGGCGCGGGTGGTCCGCCGGCCGAGCTCCAGTTTGGACATCGGACGCTCAGCCGGTTCGAGTACGCGCCGGGAATTCCCTGGGACGTGACGTACCGGTTGGTGGTCAAGGATGCGGCGTCTCGGGATCTGGCGGCGGGGTTGGTGCGGGCGGACCTGCCGTACTTCCTGGAGCTGGCCCCTGCGGTCGCGGCGATGCCGGAGTCTCCGCCGCGCCACGCCGCCGCCGTGATGGACGCCTTTGATCCCTCCACCGCGGCGGTGCCGTTTGGCGCCTATCTGCGCCTGGGTGTGGATCACATCGTCACCGGCTACGATCACCTGCTGTTCCTGGCGGCGTTGGCGCTGGCGGCCGCGACCCTGGGCGATTTCCTCAAACTGATCGCCGCCTTCACCGTCGCCCACTCGATCACCGTGACCCTGGCGGCTCTGGAGGTGGTCCGCATTCCGGCCTGGTTTGTCGAACCCTTCATCGCGGCCAGCATCGTATTTGTGGCCGTCGAGAATCTGGTGTCGCCCCGGCGGGTTTCAGCGCCCTCGCGGCTGGCGGTGGCCTTCGGATTCGGTCTGATCCACGGCCTTGGATTTGCCCGTGGCTTTGGCGAGTCGCTGGGGAGCACCGGGGGCGGTGCAAAGGCACTGGCCATCATGGCATTCTGCCTGGGCGTCGAGCTCGGGCATGTGGCCCTGGGGTTGCCCTTCTGGGGGTTGCTGCGTGCCGGCACGGCCGAGTTTGGCGACCGGTTCGGCCTGCGCTGCCGGCGCTGGGGATCCGTACTCATCGCGATGGGCGGCACCTGGTTTTTCGTCGCCGCGTTGCGCGAGTTTCTGTGA
- the rpiB gene encoding ribose 5-phosphate isomerase B has product MKTLLFVCTGNTCRSPMAEALARRALNRLGMGGWRVLSAGIGAVNGQPPSPHAVGAMQACGLDISGHRSRMLTGETARAADVICGLTRSHVEGIQYLYPETVGRTYLLGGFDPDGPGDIPDPIGGPMEGYLVCRDQIQQSIDFMIKHLDEPAAAAAPRVGLAIAAGSDHAGLPLKQALVRMLEDQGLTVHDLGTHDPDPSDYPEYARKVAGEITRGAADLGLLCCGTGIGMSIAANKVPGIRAALATTPETAALAREHNDANVLCLGARTTAPPDAARILEAFLLAPFAGGRHERRVRSLESEGTPGAGMAAVDPAIAEVVAREARRQRENIELIASENFTSRAVMEAQGSVLTNKYAEGYPSRRWYGGCEHVDVAEQLAIDRARALFGAEHANVQPHSGSGANMAVYFAMLKPGDRLLTMDLSHGGHLTHGNKANFSGKFFEIVHYGVRREDERIDYDQLAALARAHRPRMITVGASAYSRVIDFERMGAIAVEVGALLLADIAHIAGLVAAGIHPSPVPHADFVTTTTHKTLRGPRGGLILCKARHARAVDSQTFPGIQGGPLMHVIAAKAICFQEALQPAFAAYQRQVVANARALAEGMSRNGFRLVSGGTDNHLMLVDVGARDLTGKQSQLALDEAGITTNKNTIPFETRSPFEASGVRLGTPAVTTRGMREPEMAAVADMISEVLLDVGSAATARQVRERVRDLTARFPLPA; this is encoded by the coding sequence ATGAAGACCCTGCTGTTCGTTTGCACTGGCAACACTTGCCGCTCCCCGATGGCGGAGGCGCTCGCCCGCCGGGCCCTCAACAGGCTTGGAATGGGCGGCTGGCGCGTCCTTTCCGCAGGCATCGGTGCGGTAAACGGCCAGCCCCCCAGCCCCCATGCTGTTGGAGCCATGCAGGCCTGCGGACTCGACATTTCCGGTCACCGGTCCCGCATGTTGACCGGGGAGACGGCCCGCGCGGCCGACGTGATCTGCGGCCTCACCCGCAGCCACGTCGAAGGAATCCAGTATCTGTATCCCGAAACGGTGGGGCGAACGTACCTTCTGGGCGGGTTCGATCCCGACGGCCCCGGAGACATTCCGGATCCCATCGGGGGGCCCATGGAGGGCTACCTCGTCTGTCGCGACCAGATCCAGCAAAGCATTGATTTCATGATCAAACACCTCGACGAACCCGCCGCCGCCGCGGCACCGCGCGTCGGTCTCGCCATCGCGGCCGGATCGGACCACGCAGGGCTCCCCCTCAAACAGGCACTGGTCCGGATGCTTGAGGACCAGGGCCTCACGGTGCACGACCTTGGCACCCATGATCCGGATCCGTCGGACTATCCGGAGTATGCACGGAAGGTGGCCGGGGAAATCACCCGCGGCGCGGCCGATCTTGGCCTGCTCTGCTGCGGGACCGGCATCGGCATGAGCATTGCGGCCAACAAGGTTCCCGGGATCCGCGCCGCCCTCGCCACGACGCCCGAGACCGCCGCCCTGGCCCGTGAGCATAACGATGCAAATGTACTTTGCCTCGGGGCGCGGACGACCGCCCCTCCGGATGCCGCACGAATCCTTGAGGCGTTTCTCCTGGCTCCATTCGCCGGGGGCCGCCACGAGCGGCGGGTCCGGAGCTTGGAATCCGAGGGGACGCCGGGAGCCGGAATGGCCGCCGTGGATCCGGCGATCGCGGAAGTCGTCGCTCGCGAAGCGCGCCGGCAACGGGAGAACATTGAACTCATCGCGTCGGAAAATTTCACGAGCCGCGCCGTGATGGAGGCCCAGGGAAGCGTGCTCACCAACAAGTACGCCGAAGGCTACCCGTCGCGGCGCTGGTACGGTGGCTGTGAGCATGTGGATGTCGCCGAACAGTTGGCCATTGACCGGGCCCGCGCCCTGTTCGGCGCCGAACACGCCAACGTCCAGCCCCACTCCGGCTCGGGGGCCAACATGGCGGTCTACTTCGCCATGCTGAAACCGGGCGATCGCCTCCTGACGATGGATCTGTCGCACGGTGGCCACCTCACCCACGGCAACAAGGCCAACTTTTCCGGCAAGTTCTTCGAAATCGTCCATTACGGCGTGCGGCGTGAAGACGAGCGGATTGACTACGACCAACTCGCCGCCCTTGCCCGGGCGCACCGTCCGCGCATGATCACCGTGGGCGCCTCCGCCTACTCCCGGGTCATTGACTTTGAGCGGATGGGCGCGATCGCCGTCGAGGTCGGCGCCCTGCTCCTCGCCGACATCGCCCACATCGCGGGACTGGTCGCCGCCGGGATCCATCCCAGCCCCGTGCCGCATGCCGATTTTGTCACCACCACCACGCACAAGACCCTGCGCGGCCCGCGGGGCGGGCTGATCCTGTGCAAAGCCAGACATGCCCGGGCGGTGGATTCCCAGACCTTCCCCGGCATCCAGGGGGGGCCCCTCATGCACGTGATTGCCGCCAAGGCCATCTGCTTCCAGGAGGCGCTTCAGCCGGCGTTCGCCGCCTACCAGCGTCAGGTCGTCGCCAACGCCCGCGCCCTCGCCGAGGGCATGTCGCGCAACGGGTTTCGCCTGGTCTCCGGCGGCACGGACAACCACCTGATGCTCGTGGATGTCGGCGCCCGGGACCTCACGGGCAAGCAGTCGCAGCTGGCCCTCGACGAGGCGGGCATCACCACCAACAAGAACACCATCCCGTTCGAAACCCGATCGCCGTTCGAGGCCTCCGGCGTCCGGCTCGGGACCCCCGCGGTCACCACGCGCGGCATGCGCGAGCCCGAGATGGCGGCCGTCGCCGACATGATCAGCGAGGTGCTGCTCGATGTGGGCAGCGCCGCCACCGCCCGTCAGGTTCGGGAGCGCGTCCGGGATCTCACCGCCCGGTTTCCCCTGCCCGCCTGA
- a CDS encoding 6-phosphofructokinase, giving the protein MKRIGILTAGGDTPALNATIAGAVARANQLRVEIVGLIKGFNSLFNPRVPHLLLNPLYQEIPELDPTKGGTLLGSSRDYVDPSQTAQLDEIAHRLRQLRIEGLICVGGDGTLNGLQPLADRLPTVLAPKTIDNDLGLNHPGEPDEWARIPDPSATSGHRYRRTESRAVFDLDQIVNYATPGYATAVFVSASGVERIRTTAESHRRIAIVEVMGRHSGYLALGSTYGRPDIVLVPESPLDLERLVERVKHIYDLQKNVVIVCGEGIVDAQGRELGAETRSSDPAGNVVLSGAGEALRNRMIQMIGDRYFQLYRRGDTAREAIFTRKVGHTQRGGRPIRFDRFYAAQLGAQAVELLLDGRNNAVAVLQYSARQGFHVRGHDANRFRDRWGLIHARQVHPELYDPVLMKPSRTGIEYLIPIFTDAIGNDDTEHLRQTLFAPANLTQPYHSINTDVNKRIRYLEAAPSTG; this is encoded by the coding sequence ATGAAGCGCATCGGAATTCTCACCGCAGGCGGCGACACCCCTGCCCTCAATGCCACCATCGCCGGCGCTGTCGCCAGGGCCAACCAGCTGCGCGTGGAGATTGTTGGCCTCATCAAGGGGTTCAACAGCCTCTTCAACCCCCGGGTCCCCCACCTGCTCCTGAACCCGTTGTACCAGGAGATTCCGGAACTGGACCCGACCAAGGGCGGCACATTGCTGGGCTCCTCCCGGGATTACGTGGATCCCTCGCAGACCGCGCAGCTCGACGAGATCGCCCACCGCCTCCGGCAGCTGCGGATCGAGGGCCTGATCTGCGTGGGTGGGGACGGCACGCTCAACGGCCTGCAGCCTCTCGCGGACCGGCTGCCGACCGTTCTGGCCCCCAAGACGATTGACAACGATCTCGGACTCAACCACCCCGGCGAACCGGACGAATGGGCACGGATCCCGGATCCGTCGGCAACGTCCGGGCATCGCTACCGGAGGACCGAGTCGCGTGCCGTCTTCGACCTCGACCAGATCGTCAATTACGCGACGCCGGGCTATGCGACGGCCGTGTTCGTGTCCGCCAGCGGCGTTGAACGGATTCGCACCACCGCCGAAAGCCATCGGCGCATCGCCATCGTCGAGGTCATGGGCCGTCACTCCGGCTATCTCGCCCTGGGTTCCACCTACGGGCGTCCAGACATCGTCCTGGTCCCGGAATCCCCGCTCGACCTCGAGCGACTGGTGGAACGGGTCAAGCACATCTACGACCTGCAGAAGAATGTGGTGATCGTCTGCGGCGAGGGGATCGTGGACGCCCAGGGACGCGAACTCGGCGCGGAGACCCGGTCATCGGATCCCGCGGGCAACGTGGTGCTCAGCGGTGCCGGCGAGGCGTTGCGGAACCGCATGATCCAGATGATCGGGGACCGGTACTTTCAGCTGTATCGGCGCGGCGACACCGCCCGCGAGGCGATCTTCACACGGAAGGTCGGCCACACGCAGCGCGGCGGCCGCCCGATCCGCTTCGACCGGTTTTACGCGGCGCAACTCGGCGCCCAGGCGGTCGAGCTGCTCCTCGACGGACGCAACAACGCCGTCGCCGTGCTGCAGTACAGCGCGCGGCAGGGCTTCCACGTCCGGGGCCACGATGCGAACCGGTTCCGCGACCGCTGGGGATTGATTCATGCACGGCAAGTGCACCCGGAGCTCTATGATCCGGTGCTGATGAAGCCCTCCCGGACCGGCATCGAGTATCTCATCCCCATCTTCACCGACGCGATCGGCAACGATGACACCGAGCATCTGCGCCAGACGTTGTTTGCGCCCGCAAACCTCACGCAGCCCTATCACTCCATCAACACCGACGTGAACAAACGGATCCGGTACCTGGAGGCGGCACCGTCCACCGGCTGA
- a CDS encoding circularly permuted type 2 ATP-grasp protein: protein MFTQDGEVRPHYRRFQQCFARLPQDDFDRKRQAVDLAFLRQGITFNVYGDSKGAERIFPFDLVPRIIPAHEWDLLERGLAQRITALNLFLHDIYHEQRILKDGVVPPLYVLSGKHFRREFINFNVPRDIYIHICGSDLIRGDDGRYLVLEDNARCPSGVSYVLENRGAMKRTFPAMFEQVGVQPVEHYPQELLRMLQYIGPAGVPDPTVVLLTPGAYNSAYFEHTYLARQMGIEIVEGRDLVVRDARVYMRTTQGLQPVHVIYRRIDDDFIDPTVFRRDSMLGVPGLVNAYRAGNISLANSIGTGIADDKVMYYFVPRMIKYYLDQEPLIDNVPTYLANEDSDRQYILEHLDQLVVKAANESGGYGILMGPKASRQELEEYRKKIEADPRNFVAQPMVSLSRHPTHVGNGDFEGRHVDLRPFILYGEKIVIVPGGLTRVALRKGSLIVNSSQGGGSKDTWVLYGDE from the coding sequence ATGTTCACCCAGGACGGTGAGGTGCGCCCGCACTACCGTCGGTTTCAGCAATGCTTCGCGCGGCTCCCCCAGGATGACTTCGACCGCAAGCGGCAGGCCGTGGACCTCGCATTCCTGCGCCAGGGGATCACTTTCAACGTCTACGGGGACTCCAAGGGCGCCGAGCGGATCTTCCCGTTCGACCTTGTGCCGCGCATCATTCCGGCACACGAATGGGATCTTCTCGAGCGGGGGCTCGCCCAGCGGATCACCGCGCTGAACCTGTTCCTGCACGACATCTACCATGAGCAGCGCATCCTGAAGGACGGCGTCGTGCCGCCACTGTATGTGCTCTCGGGCAAACATTTCCGGCGCGAATTCATCAATTTCAACGTCCCCAGGGACATCTACATCCACATCTGCGGTTCGGACCTCATCCGGGGCGATGACGGCCGCTACCTGGTCCTTGAGGACAATGCCCGGTGCCCGAGCGGCGTGAGCTACGTGCTCGAAAACCGGGGCGCCATGAAGCGGACTTTTCCGGCCATGTTCGAGCAGGTGGGGGTGCAACCGGTCGAGCACTACCCGCAGGAACTGCTGCGGATGCTGCAATACATCGGACCGGCCGGTGTGCCGGACCCCACCGTGGTCCTGCTCACCCCGGGAGCGTACAACAGCGCCTATTTCGAGCACACGTACCTTGCCCGGCAGATGGGCATCGAGATCGTGGAGGGGCGGGACCTCGTCGTGCGGGATGCACGGGTGTACATGCGCACCACGCAGGGTCTCCAACCGGTGCATGTCATCTACCGGCGCATTGACGACGACTTCATTGACCCGACCGTTTTCCGGCGCGACTCGATGCTGGGGGTTCCCGGGCTCGTGAACGCCTACCGTGCGGGCAACATTTCGCTGGCAAACTCGATCGGGACCGGCATCGCGGATGACAAGGTGATGTACTACTTCGTGCCGCGCATGATCAAATACTACCTCGATCAGGAGCCGCTGATTGACAATGTGCCGACCTACCTTGCCAACGAGGACTCGGACCGCCAGTACATCCTGGAGCACCTCGACCAGCTGGTGGTCAAGGCGGCCAACGAATCGGGCGGCTACGGCATCCTGATGGGCCCCAAGGCCAGCCGGCAGGAGCTCGAGGAATACCGGAAGAAAATTGAGGCCGACCCGCGCAACTTTGTGGCCCAGCCCATGGTCTCCCTGTCGCGCCACCCCACGCACGTTGGCAACGGGGACTTCGAGGGACGCCACGTGGATCTGCGTCCGTTCATCCTCTACGGCGAGAAGATCGTGATTGTTCCCGGCGGGCTCACCCGGGTCGCCCTGCGCAAGGGCTCCCTGATCGTCAACTCCTCCCAGGGCGGCGGCAGCAAGGATACCTGGGTGCTGTACGGCGACGAATGA